Genomic DNA from Streptomyces sp. NBC_01571:
GCCCTTGTGGACGACATGGGCGCCCCACCGGGTCAGCCCGTTGATCACACGGTAGATGGCGTTCTCATTGCCGGGGATCAGCGAGCTGGCGAGCAGGACGGTGTCGCCCTCGCCGATGCGGATCACGTGGTCGCGGTTGGCCATCCGGGACAGAGCCGCCATCGGCTCGCCCTGGGATCCGGTGCACACCAGGGTGATCTTGTGGTCGGGGAGCTTCTCCAGCTCCTTGGTACTCACGACGAGGCCGCTGGGCACCTTCAGGTAACCGAGGTCGCGGGCGATGCCCATGTTGCGGACCATGGAGCGGCCCACGAAGGCGACCTTGCGCCCGTGCTGGTGCGCGGCGTCCAGGACTTGCTGGATGCGGTGCACATGGCTGGCGAAACTGGAGACGATCACCCGGCGCGGGGCGGTGCGCATCACCTGCTCGATCGCCGGGTTCAGTTCGCGCTCGGAGGTGGTGAAGCCAGGGACCTCGGCGTTGGTGGAGTCGGTGAGGAAGAGGTCGACGCCTTCTTCGCCGAGGCGGGCGAAGGCGCGCAGGTCGGTGATGCGGTCGTCCAGCGGGAACTGGTCCATCTTGAAGTCACCCGTGTGCAGCACCATCCCGGCACCGGTGCGGATCGCGACGGCGAGACTGTCCGGGATGGAGTGGTTGACCGCGACGAACTCGCAGTCGAAGGGTCCGAAGCCGCGCCGGTCGCCTTCGCGGACCCGGACCGTGCGCGGCCTGATGCCGTGCTCCTTGAGCTTGGCCTCCAGGAACGCCAGGGTCAGCTTCGAGCCCACCACAGGGATGTCGGAGCGCTCGCGCAGCAGATACGGCACGCCACCGATGTGGTCCTCGTGGCCGTGGGTGAGCACCACGGCCACGATGTCGTCCAGGCGATCACGGATCGAGGTGAAGTCCGGCAGGATCACGTCCACGCCGGGCTGGGTCTCTTCGGGGAACAGCACGCCGCAATCGACGACGAGCAGCTTGCCGGCATGCTCGAAGACGGTCATGTTGCGGCCGATCTCACCGAGACCACCCAGGGCGACGACCCGCAGCCCTCCTTCCGGCAGGGGAGGGGCGGCTTTCAGTTCGGGATGCGGATGACTCATATTCTGACGTTACCGGAGAGTCTGCCGAGGTGATCCACTGGCTGCCCGGCCAGCCGGTGCAACACAGCGCGGCCGCGGCGGTCGGCGCGTGGAGCGGGGCTGCGCCCGCGCCGGCAGCGACGACGAACTGCCCTGCTGGATGCCGTCATCGCTGCCACCAACGACCTGTCCGGCCAAGCGGACGTGGCCAGGTCGTACGCCGGGCGCGCGCTGCCTGACACTCTCGAACGTTG
This window encodes:
- a CDS encoding ribonuclease J is translated as MSHPHPELKAAPPLPEGGLRVVALGGLGEIGRNMTVFEHAGKLLVVDCGVLFPEETQPGVDVILPDFTSIRDRLDDIVAVVLTHGHEDHIGGVPYLLRERSDIPVVGSKLTLAFLEAKLKEHGIRPRTVRVREGDRRGFGPFDCEFVAVNHSIPDSLAVAIRTGAGMVLHTGDFKMDQFPLDDRITDLRAFARLGEEGVDLFLTDSTNAEVPGFTTSERELNPAIEQVMRTAPRRVIVSSFASHVHRIQQVLDAAHQHGRKVAFVGRSMVRNMGIARDLGYLKVPSGLVVSTKELEKLPDHKITLVCTGSQGEPMAALSRMANRDHVIRIGEGDTVLLASSLIPGNENAIYRVINGLTRWGAHVVHKGNAKVHVSGHASAGELVYCYNIVKPRNVMPVHGEWRHLRANADLAIRTGVDPERVVIAEDGVVVDLVDGRASITGKVPAGNVYVDGMEVGGATEASLKDRVTLAQEGVVTVVAIVDADTGALAETPDFLARGFVHDDTTFEPVIPVIEKTLATAAQEGVGEAHQLEQLIARAVANWAFRTHRRRPLIIPVIIDA